In Microplitis mediator isolate UGA2020A chromosome 2, iyMicMedi2.1, whole genome shotgun sequence, a single window of DNA contains:
- the LOC130663711 gene encoding uncharacterized protein LOC130663711 isoform X1: MEYKRIQKLLLTEYEDFTDKVLVESPFAQTTRDGDGLRQVALGLTSSKFIIASDIMRVNSEFICPPELDSSIESFELVSIYPLNYITLSIYRRRRRKTLKARFIDGHINYYELSGMDKKKVYWNLWCKQVRILLSHKENASSLSEPTAASSTSVSTLYVSSSSSSSLSSSSSSAHSPLDNRILRLGMDIKNNACQVWTHYGGAGDGHSPQWHKKDLYLGPSYNELSYGYYTPIMNKITETNFSRNELNSSRDLILKTSNNSWPTKTKHKNSNKLIKSLHYNDLSSKRKVRMKRKDTDKIAKKLSRESSNNSSKTLVSKLSRFKFGIDEKCIANLHLEPHYGNPHHMVRVKPAYTLMNPYKLMESGVIIWEKNSYEKKKLRRWGLVPTAHFLYALGPWPVTPGDRISLQRKRSSSAVAIRRHGNLGVDLKLNVSKKQLVSSVSLSSLTTGFSPVKITNNNNNNNNKHFILFWTPDYWYRPRSAISSYRELHKHLNNLRDYQSTKKKSSKIFFLRKNSISNSFDQIKTCDKTNCIINKIFSMKDIKNTSNFYNNHDNSINQLRKLLKLNLKITAWDLNSTTIAQQLTLIDRDLFLRISLTEMEILIIKKLSKNTPNVRGWIAFSHRISCLVTSEILSIQKLNMRARILTRFINAAYKCYFMGNFQSCRSILAGLQSPPIYRLKNTWSRLKTHHSTAYDIMSKLSKIFKNVKAKIYERAWSKAEHSPQFMPYIGDILVRVLKINNYESLDSCNHDDDLNETNIKIKSNKIINWDGGSTFITEKPQALNTNINLKYLEPFVISKDKIKSEKKNIVNKILNSFIKTKNLSCVEEKKDEFFILVRQLLLARRYFNRWQTAVITAKIIAQDQQKRNLRFAHKKNINKLLIWFEDCQKHAQNYDYSGHSFAWEFLLKARYREDRENFSISKILEPSLDK; encoded by the exons atggagtataaaagaattcaaaaactaCTTTTGACCGAGTATGAAGACTTTACAGACAAAGTTTTAGTTGAATCACCATTTGCCCAAACTACAAGAGACGGTGATGGACTGCGACAAGTCGCTTTAGGATTAACgtcatcaaaatttataattgctTCTGATATTATGAGAGTTAATTCTGAATTTATTTGCCCGCCTGAATTAGATTCCAGCATTGAATCATTTGAATTAGTTTCTATTTATCCactaaattatattactttaAGTATTTATCGTCGCAGACGAAGAAAAACATTGAAAGCAAG aTTTATTGATggacatataaattattacgaaCTCAGTggtatggataaaaaaaaagtttactggAATTTATGGTGTAAACAAGTAAGAATATTATTATCACACAAAGAAAATGCAAGTTCATTATCAGAACCAACAGCTGCAAGTTCAACAAGCGTTAGTACTCTTTAcgtttcatcatcatcatcatcatcattgtcatcatcatcatcatcagctCATTCACCACTTGATAATAGAATTTTAAGACTTGGAatggatataaaaaataacgcGTGTCAGGTATGGACACACTACGGTGGTGCAGGTGATGGACATTCACCCCAATGGcataaaaaagatttatatttAGGGCCTTCTTACAATGAGCTCAGTTATGGATATTATACTCCAATTATGAACAAAATTACTGAAACAAATTTCag cAGAAACGAATTAAATTCGTCGAGGGATTTAATACTGAAAACATCAAATAACTCATGGCCCACTAAaacaaaacataaaaattcaaataaattaataaaatcattacaCTATAATGACTTGAGTAGTAAACGTAAAGTAAGAATGAAAAGAAAGGATACAGATAAAATtgctaaaaaattatcacgagagtcatcaaataattcaagtaaaaCATTAGTATCAAAATTATCACGATTTAAATTTGGAATTGACGAAAAATGTATTGCTAATTTACATCTCGAGCCacattacggtaatccacatCACATGGTAAGAGTTAAACCAGCTTATACGCTAATGAATCCATACAAATTAATGGAGAGCGGTGTAATTATTtgggaaaaaaatagttatgaaaaaaaaaaattacgaagaTGGGGATTGGTACCAACAGCGCATTTTCTTTATGCACTAGGCCCTTGGCCAGTTACACCAGGTGACAGAATATCACTTCAACGTAAAAGATCTTCAAGTGCTGTCGCAATACGTCGGCATGGTAATTTAGGggttgatttaaaattaaatgtgtcaaaaaaacaattagtaTCTTCTGTTTCTTTGAGCTCACTAACGACAGGATTTTCTCcagttaaaattacaaataataataataataataataataaacattttatattattttggaCACCCGATTACTGGTATCGGCCAAGGTCAGCAATTTCTTCCTATCGTGAATtacataaacatttaaataatttacgtgATTATCAatcgacgaaaaaaaaatcatctaaaattttttttttacgtaaaaatAGTATTAGCAATAGTTTTGATCAAATAAAAACATGTGATAAAACAAATtgtataataaacaaaatattttcaatgaaagatataaaaaatactagtaatttttataataatcacgataattcaataaatcaattacgtaaattattaaaattgaatttaaaaataacagcaTGGGATTTAAATAGTACGACAATAGCCCaacaattaacattaattgaccgtgatttatttttacgaaTTTCACTTACGGAAATGGAGatactaattataaaaaaattatcaaaaaatacacCAAATGTACGTGGTTGGATTGCATTTAGTCATCGAATATCTTGTTTGGTAACAAGTGAAATAttatcaattcaaaaattaaatatgagaGCAAGAATATTGACACGATTTATTAATGCGGCTTACAAATGTTACTTTATGGGTAATTTCCAATCGTGCCGTTCAATTTTAGCAGGATTACAATCGCCACCAATTTATAGATTGAAAAATACGTGGTCACGTTTAAAAACTCATCATTCAACTGCTTACGACATTATGTCAAAattgagtaaaatttttaaaaatgttaaagctaaaatttatgaaagagCTTGGAGCAAAGCTGAGCATTCTCCTCAATTTATGCCTTACATTGGTGATATTTTAGTAAGagtactaaaaataaataattatgagtcTCTTGATAGTTGTAATCATGATGATGATTTAAATGAAactaacataaaaataaaaagtaataaaattataaattgggATGGTGGTTCTACTTTTATAACCGAAAAACCCCAAGCTCttaatacaaatataaatttaaaatacttggAGCCATTTGTCATTAGtaaggataaaataaaaagtgaaaaaaaaaatattgttaacaaaatattaaatagttttataaaaaccaAGAATTTAAGTTGTGTGGAAGAGAAGaaagatgaattttttattttagttagaCAATTATTGTTGGCACGTAGATATTTTAATCGCTGGCAAACGGCTGTTATCACGGCTAAAATAATTGCTCAAGACCAACAAAAACGTAATTTACgttttgctcataaaaaaaatataaataaacttttaatatGGTTTGAAGATTGTCAAAAACACGCTCAAAATTACGATTACTCTGGACATTCATTCGCCTgggaatttttattgaaagcaaGATATCGTGAAgacagagaaaatttttccatcagTAAAATATTAGAACCTtcattagataaataa
- the LOC130663711 gene encoding uncharacterized protein LOC130663711 isoform X2, whose translation MEYKRIQKLLLTEYEDFTDKVLVESPFAQTTRDGDGLRQVALGLTSSKFIIASDIMRVNSEFICPPELDSSIESFELVSIYPLNYITLSIYRRRRRKTLKARFIDGHINYYELSGMDKKKVYWNLWCKQVRILLSHKENASSLSEPTAASSTSVSTLYVSSSSSSSLSSSSSSAHSPLDNRILRLGMDIKNNACQVWTHYGGAGDGHSPQWHKKDLYLGPSYNELSYGYYTPIMNKITETNFRNELNSSRDLILKTSNNSWPTKTKHKNSNKLIKSLHYNDLSSKRKVRMKRKDTDKIAKKLSRESSNNSSKTLVSKLSRFKFGIDEKCIANLHLEPHYGNPHHMVRVKPAYTLMNPYKLMESGVIIWEKNSYEKKKLRRWGLVPTAHFLYALGPWPVTPGDRISLQRKRSSSAVAIRRHGNLGVDLKLNVSKKQLVSSVSLSSLTTGFSPVKITNNNNNNNNKHFILFWTPDYWYRPRSAISSYRELHKHLNNLRDYQSTKKKSSKIFFLRKNSISNSFDQIKTCDKTNCIINKIFSMKDIKNTSNFYNNHDNSINQLRKLLKLNLKITAWDLNSTTIAQQLTLIDRDLFLRISLTEMEILIIKKLSKNTPNVRGWIAFSHRISCLVTSEILSIQKLNMRARILTRFINAAYKCYFMGNFQSCRSILAGLQSPPIYRLKNTWSRLKTHHSTAYDIMSKLSKIFKNVKAKIYERAWSKAEHSPQFMPYIGDILVRVLKINNYESLDSCNHDDDLNETNIKIKSNKIINWDGGSTFITEKPQALNTNINLKYLEPFVISKDKIKSEKKNIVNKILNSFIKTKNLSCVEEKKDEFFILVRQLLLARRYFNRWQTAVITAKIIAQDQQKRNLRFAHKKNINKLLIWFEDCQKHAQNYDYSGHSFAWEFLLKARYREDRENFSISKILEPSLDK comes from the exons atggagtataaaagaattcaaaaactaCTTTTGACCGAGTATGAAGACTTTACAGACAAAGTTTTAGTTGAATCACCATTTGCCCAAACTACAAGAGACGGTGATGGACTGCGACAAGTCGCTTTAGGATTAACgtcatcaaaatttataattgctTCTGATATTATGAGAGTTAATTCTGAATTTATTTGCCCGCCTGAATTAGATTCCAGCATTGAATCATTTGAATTAGTTTCTATTTATCCactaaattatattactttaAGTATTTATCGTCGCAGACGAAGAAAAACATTGAAAGCAAG aTTTATTGATggacatataaattattacgaaCTCAGTggtatggataaaaaaaaagtttactggAATTTATGGTGTAAACAAGTAAGAATATTATTATCACACAAAGAAAATGCAAGTTCATTATCAGAACCAACAGCTGCAAGTTCAACAAGCGTTAGTACTCTTTAcgtttcatcatcatcatcatcatcattgtcatcatcatcatcatcagctCATTCACCACTTGATAATAGAATTTTAAGACTTGGAatggatataaaaaataacgcGTGTCAGGTATGGACACACTACGGTGGTGCAGGTGATGGACATTCACCCCAATGGcataaaaaagatttatatttAGGGCCTTCTTACAATGAGCTCAGTTATGGATATTATACTCCAATTATGAACAAAATTACTGAAACAAATTTCag AAACGAATTAAATTCGTCGAGGGATTTAATACTGAAAACATCAAATAACTCATGGCCCACTAAaacaaaacataaaaattcaaataaattaataaaatcattacaCTATAATGACTTGAGTAGTAAACGTAAAGTAAGAATGAAAAGAAAGGATACAGATAAAATtgctaaaaaattatcacgagagtcatcaaataattcaagtaaaaCATTAGTATCAAAATTATCACGATTTAAATTTGGAATTGACGAAAAATGTATTGCTAATTTACATCTCGAGCCacattacggtaatccacatCACATGGTAAGAGTTAAACCAGCTTATACGCTAATGAATCCATACAAATTAATGGAGAGCGGTGTAATTATTtgggaaaaaaatagttatgaaaaaaaaaaattacgaagaTGGGGATTGGTACCAACAGCGCATTTTCTTTATGCACTAGGCCCTTGGCCAGTTACACCAGGTGACAGAATATCACTTCAACGTAAAAGATCTTCAAGTGCTGTCGCAATACGTCGGCATGGTAATTTAGGggttgatttaaaattaaatgtgtcaaaaaaacaattagtaTCTTCTGTTTCTTTGAGCTCACTAACGACAGGATTTTCTCcagttaaaattacaaataataataataataataataataaacattttatattattttggaCACCCGATTACTGGTATCGGCCAAGGTCAGCAATTTCTTCCTATCGTGAATtacataaacatttaaataatttacgtgATTATCAatcgacgaaaaaaaaatcatctaaaattttttttttacgtaaaaatAGTATTAGCAATAGTTTTGATCAAATAAAAACATGTGATAAAACAAATtgtataataaacaaaatattttcaatgaaagatataaaaaatactagtaatttttataataatcacgataattcaataaatcaattacgtaaattattaaaattgaatttaaaaataacagcaTGGGATTTAAATAGTACGACAATAGCCCaacaattaacattaattgaccgtgatttatttttacgaaTTTCACTTACGGAAATGGAGatactaattataaaaaaattatcaaaaaatacacCAAATGTACGTGGTTGGATTGCATTTAGTCATCGAATATCTTGTTTGGTAACAAGTGAAATAttatcaattcaaaaattaaatatgagaGCAAGAATATTGACACGATTTATTAATGCGGCTTACAAATGTTACTTTATGGGTAATTTCCAATCGTGCCGTTCAATTTTAGCAGGATTACAATCGCCACCAATTTATAGATTGAAAAATACGTGGTCACGTTTAAAAACTCATCATTCAACTGCTTACGACATTATGTCAAAattgagtaaaatttttaaaaatgttaaagctaaaatttatgaaagagCTTGGAGCAAAGCTGAGCATTCTCCTCAATTTATGCCTTACATTGGTGATATTTTAGTAAGagtactaaaaataaataattatgagtcTCTTGATAGTTGTAATCATGATGATGATTTAAATGAAactaacataaaaataaaaagtaataaaattataaattgggATGGTGGTTCTACTTTTATAACCGAAAAACCCCAAGCTCttaatacaaatataaatttaaaatacttggAGCCATTTGTCATTAGtaaggataaaataaaaagtgaaaaaaaaaatattgttaacaaaatattaaatagttttataaaaaccaAGAATTTAAGTTGTGTGGAAGAGAAGaaagatgaattttttattttagttagaCAATTATTGTTGGCACGTAGATATTTTAATCGCTGGCAAACGGCTGTTATCACGGCTAAAATAATTGCTCAAGACCAACAAAAACGTAATTTACgttttgctcataaaaaaaatataaataaacttttaatatGGTTTGAAGATTGTCAAAAACACGCTCAAAATTACGATTACTCTGGACATTCATTCGCCTgggaatttttattgaaagcaaGATATCGTGAAgacagagaaaatttttccatcagTAAAATATTAGAACCTtcattagataaataa
- the LOC130663100 gene encoding putative uncharacterized protein DDB_G0277255, with protein sequence MDSNMSAAAFMHRSGGSSNTSSTGTGSSAGGPGNGSTGGARMAVIGVTRNVRLRRRGASGFGFSLRGGREYAAGFYVSDVQPGGEAHRNGLRVGDQIIRVNGYPVEDAVHHEVALLAKNQQVLVLKIRSVGMIPVKDNPNDPVTWHMVQQQQQQQYQQQIQYNESNPIPYNEVRIRVMVGEKGRLGCGVCRGLVPGLTVQGTREGGPARAAGLKAGDVITWCNGQRLTDLPFERAIESMRSAGILDLIVNRPIPASNGLYDCPETLWMRGSSGYDSESSSLLTASPSPPAHPSPPSPQHQHHNLHPQSRYTRDDTCNNRNGRACCPLALSTSSCSSSEWSHQSDQSPEWTRRPNNTTVIRVNHNVNQNHLNQNQYRSNVSGNVGGGGNIGNNGSVTSSFMVHPTNTNHVNYGSRTDTGNEPLYDPVPPRDYESHDFDANPVDERNRRLLYEKESIDLCDPPAPDDDHHHHHHHNIPYNNSKDNNGYMDNSTIIQRHGEIERQTVTTVEVHQNSGPPAPPCPPPMSYKWQSEAKPMISMGKQMGSTMSMGSTGSTETESSLESCGKDSVSTSSSLSTSSCDPASTITSGSTNTMSTGPLIKSPEAPVFNRFAAVSSSNNSNPLVNVGRPSPPVSSTDLSTAIAQELQRRAQQRSLNAAKGEINKEKPSFESKKTQIPPENKVTHDKLMEEFKRAHKKMFNGNQQKVQFSDQVSEKEQEKRVTNNSPTVKGGGTPPPPPMPLPVTSPLKSNNNNSSSNSNSNSNNNNININNNNNNKEDLVEMQSIESFKLKESPSSVIPKPPPTYFSTSNSPSPTLTPSNGSPRHSSLLIKTQLNGSNAVIPTMDKNIKTNGQVINSSATGITSTTGNGKVAVRIGAYEGEAKQPSRFDFLSQQQRTVTDSPAKPAGEVVANGPVVSRLQNELAATLQRSNLRKKTSEDNVPAQQTTSPSPEPTRPVTLLQSNVEKLAAALSNRVTIKVSPENESR encoded by the exons gTCGGGTGGCTCTTCCAATACATCAAGCACTGGAACAGGGTCATCAGCCGGTGGCCCAGGAAACGGAAGTACAGGAGGTGCTAGAATGGCTGTAATTGGGGTAACCCGAAATGTTAGACTGAGACGTCGGGGAGCTTCCGGGTTTGGATTTTCTCTTCGCGGTGGACGAGAGTATGCTGCCGGTTTTTACGTCAGTGATGTTCAACCTGGTGGCGAAGCACATCGGAATGGCCTAcgg GTCGGCGATCAAATTATTCGAGTTAATGGTTATCCAGTCGAAGATGCAGTTCATCATGAAGTCGCGCTTTTGGCAAAAAACCAACAAGTCCTGGTTTTAAAAATACGTAGCGTTGGTATGATACCCGTAAAAGA caATCCGAATGATCCTGTGACATGGCACATGgtccaacaacaacaacagcaacaataCCAACAACAAATCCAATACAACGAATCAAATCCTATTCCTTATAATGAAGTACGTATAAGAGTTATGGTCGGCGAAAAAGGTAGACTAGGTTGTGGTGTTTGTCGTGGATTAGTTCCAGGTTTGACTGTTcag GGAACGAGAGAAGGTGGACCAGCGAGAGCAGCTGGTTTGAAAGCCGGTGATGTAATAACCTGGTGTAATGGTCAAAGACTAACAGATTTACCATTCGAACGCGCGATTGAATCAATGCGTAGCGCAGGAATCTTGGATCTGATCGTAAATCGTCCGATACCAGCCAGCAATGGTCTTTACGATTGTCCCGAGACTCTGTGGATGCGCGGATCAAGTGGTTACGATTCTGAGTCATCGAGTTTATTAACAGCAAGTCCATCGCCACCAGCACATCCAAGTCCACCATCGCCACAACACCAACATCACAACCTTCATCCTCAGTCGCGTTATACACGTGATGATACTTGTAATAATCGCAATGGCAG AGCATGCTGTCCTCTGGCATTGTCAACAAGTAGTTGCTCTTCTTCCGAGTGGAGTCATCAGAGTGatcag AGTCCGGAATGGACACGTAGACCAAATAATACAACGGTTATAAGAGTTAACCATAACGTAAATCAGAATCATCTAAATCAAAACCAGTATCGTTCTAATGTTAGCGGTAATGTTGGAGGTGGTGGTAATATTGGTAATAATGGTAGTGTAACATCCTCTTTCATGGTACATCCAACTAACACAAATCATGTAAATTATGGTTCACGTACTGACACCGGAAATGAACCACTTTACGATCCTGTACCGCCGCGGGATTATGAGAGTCATGATTTTGATGCCAATCCGGTTGATGAAAGAAATCGTAGATTGTTGTACGAGAAAGAGAGCATTGATCTTTGTGATCCACCTGCTCCGGATGatgatcatcatcatcatcatcatcataatatTCCTTACAATAATTCAAAGGACAATAATGGTTACATGGATAATTCAACTATTATTCAACGACACGGTGAAATTGAGAGACAGACTGTTACTACTGTTGAAGTTCATCAGAATTCAGGACCACCCGCTCCGCCATGCCCGCCTCCAATGTCTTATAAATGGCAATCag AAGCTAAACCAATGATAAGTATGGGAAAGCAAATGGGAAGTACAATGTCAATGGGCAGTACCGGTTCCACAGAGACTGAGTCAAGTTTAGAATCCTGCGGCAAAGATTCAGTGTCAACTTCCTCGTCTCTGTCAACGTCATCGTGTGATCCTGCGTCTACAATAACATCGGGCTCGACAAACACGATGTCAACAGGACCGCTTATTAAATCACCAGAAGCTCCAGTATTTAATCGCTTTGCTGCAGTCTCTAGTTCTAATAATTCAAATCCTTTAGTTAATGTAGGACGCCCTAGTCCTCCTGTTTCGAGTACTGATCTTAGTACTGCCATAGCTCAAGAATTACAACGACGTGCCCAAcag AGAAGCTTAAATGCTGCTAAAGGTGAAATAAACAAGGAAAAACCATCATTTGAATCTAAAAAAACCCAAATTCCTCCAGAAAATAAAGTTACACATGACAAG ttaatGGAAGAATTTAAACGTGcccataaaaaaatgtttaatggCAATCAGCAAAAAGTACAATTTTCAGATCAAGTTTCAGAAAAA gAGCAGGAGAAAAGAGTTACAAATAATAGTCCTACAGTAAAAGGAGGTGGAACGCCTCCACCACCACCAATGCCACTACCAGTAACGTCTccattaaaaagtaataacaataatagtagtagtaataGCAATAGTAATAGCAATAACAacaacatcaacatcaacaacaataacaataataaagaaGACTTAGTGGAAATGCAGAGCATTGAATCTTTTAAACTTAAAGAAAGTCCAAGTTCAGTAATCCCAAAGCCACCGCCGACGTATTTTTCAACATCAAACTCACCATCACCGACTTTGACTCCATCGAATGGAAGCCCGAGACACTCGTCGTTGTTAATAAAGACACAATTAAACGGATCTAATGCTGTAATTCCAACaatggataaaaatataaaaacaaatggACAAGTTATTAATTCATCAGCTACTGGTATCACTAGTACTACGGGAAACGGAAAAGTTGCTGTGAGAATTGGTGCTTATGAAGGTGAAGCTAAACAACCATCGAGATTTGATTTTCTTTCTCAACAACAGCGTACTGTTACGGATTCACCAGCTAAACCTGCTGGTGAAGTTGTCGCCAATGGTCCTGTCGTTTCGAGGCTTCAAAATGAATTAGCGGCAACTTTACAACGTTCAAATTTAAGAAAGAAAACTAGTgag gACAATGTACCAGCACAACAGACTACGTCACCTAGTCCAGAACCAACAAGACCTGTTACACTTTTACAAAGTAATGTTGAAAAATTAGCAGCTGCTTTATCTAACAGGGTAACTATTAAAGTAAGTCCTGAAAATGAATCGCGATAA